A genomic stretch from Leptospira licerasiae serovar Varillal str. VAR 010 includes:
- a CDS encoding NUDIX hydrolase has translation MRLELDKLKKELPFLPEGEPNLPEDVAHSSVVMPVFQKNGQDGFLLQKRNPNLISHPGQISFPGGVKDPEDKNLLVTALREWEEEMGAPNNELSVIGNYRGQLTHTGFHITPFLAQYSGDFKFEFNPEEVEKIIILELDRLWESPFYSITGRRKPDSPLLEVFYFDIEEGLLWGATARIIVDFLREHAGFDRSPILRTPNLSSAPFLDVKKPE, from the coding sequence ATTAGATTAGAATTAGATAAACTAAAAAAGGAACTTCCATTTCTACCGGAAGGAGAACCGAATTTGCCGGAGGATGTCGCCCATTCTTCCGTTGTCATGCCTGTATTCCAGAAAAATGGACAAGACGGTTTCCTACTTCAAAAAAGAAATCCGAACCTAATCTCTCATCCTGGACAAATTTCTTTTCCAGGCGGAGTAAAAGATCCGGAAGATAAGAACCTTTTAGTCACAGCTCTCAGAGAATGGGAAGAAGAAATGGGAGCTCCTAATAACGAATTATCCGTGATCGGAAATTATCGAGGGCAGCTCACTCATACCGGATTTCATATCACTCCCTTCTTAGCTCAATATTCCGGAGATTTTAAATTCGAATTCAATCCGGAAGAGGTGGAAAAAATTATTATTCTGGAGCTAGACAGACTTTGGGAGTCTCCCTTTTACAGCATTACTGGAAGAAGGAAACCGGACTCACCTTTGTTAGAAGTATTTTATTTCGATATAGAAGAAGGACTTTTATGGGGAGCCACTGCAAGGATCATAGTGGACTTCTTAAGAGAACATGCTGGCTTTGATCGTTCTCCCATCCTAAGAACCCCTAACCTAAGTTCTGCGCCTTTCTTGGACGTGAAAAAACCGGAATAG
- a CDS encoding LIMLP_16695 family PerRB-regulated protein, which produces MSKIKDLFNSDIRTSYLKESWKEEDWYESLAGRPGIEQKIPYFKKETSHVQVAVLSR; this is translated from the coding sequence ATGAGCAAAATTAAGGATCTATTTAATTCAGACATCCGCACTAGTTATCTAAAAGAAAGCTGGAAAGAAGAAGACTGGTATGAGTCTCTCGCCGGCAGACCTGGCATAGAACAGAAAATCCCGTACTTTAAAAAAGAAACTTCTCACGTCCAGGTGGCGGTTCTTAGCAGATGA
- a CDS encoding RNA polymerase sigma factor, which yields MKPEEPILCDPEDWANIQKVLSGDFESFEQLVLKYEAMVYSQAKKAFRNETEAEDFTQDVFLKAFEGLSTFRGRSKFSTWVFSIARNEIIRRYRKEHPEVDAPIDTLSNEKLGDKFSSQESEVLEKETTEKIRSLVDKLPELYRKPISLHYFENMSYKDISENLNLKMNTLKSYIFRGKEILRDWLKKDDEHGKR from the coding sequence ATGAAACCGGAAGAACCCATCCTATGTGATCCGGAGGATTGGGCTAATATTCAAAAAGTCCTATCCGGAGATTTTGAATCATTCGAACAGCTCGTATTAAAATACGAGGCGATGGTTTATTCTCAGGCCAAAAAAGCGTTCCGTAATGAAACGGAAGCCGAGGACTTTACCCAGGATGTATTTCTAAAAGCATTCGAAGGATTGTCCACATTCAGAGGAAGATCCAAATTCTCGACTTGGGTCTTCTCAATTGCAAGAAATGAGATCATCCGCAGATACCGAAAGGAACACCCTGAAGTGGATGCTCCTATTGATACCTTATCTAACGAGAAGTTAGGAGATAAGTTCTCCTCTCAAGAATCCGAAGTATTGGAAAAAGAAACCACCGAAAAGATAAGATCGCTGGTGGATAAATTACCCGAACTATATAGAAAACCTATATCGTTACACTACTTCGAGAATATGTCCTATAAAGATATCTCCGAAAATTTAAACTTGAAAATGAACACATTAAAGAGTTATATTTTTCGAGGGAAAGAAATCCTACGCGATTGGCTGAAAAAAGACGATGAGCACGGAAAAAGATAA
- a CDS encoding response regulator, translating into MKNASGSPGQKILVVDDEEDIAELIKFHLEENGYQVDTCQNGLEVLPRIEKNLPDLVVLDLMLPGIGGMDLCKRIKEKYSLPIIMVTAKSGETDAVLGLELGADDYVRKPFSTRELIARVRSVLRRSGEGEDEQDQEGNITVGKIFLNPKAHKVFINNEEIDLTLIEYKILYLFMTNTGVAFTRDKLLDKVWGKDIYVTDRAVDVNIKRLRDKLGEEKERLETIRGIGYRFNEA; encoded by the coding sequence ATGAAAAATGCTTCCGGCAGCCCAGGCCAAAAAATCCTCGTAGTAGACGATGAAGAGGATATCGCAGAACTGATCAAATTTCATCTAGAAGAGAACGGTTACCAAGTAGACACCTGTCAAAACGGTTTAGAGGTGCTTCCTAGGATCGAAAAAAATCTTCCAGACTTAGTAGTATTGGACCTAATGCTACCAGGTATTGGTGGAATGGATCTTTGCAAAAGGATCAAAGAAAAATATTCTCTGCCGATCATCATGGTCACCGCAAAATCAGGTGAGACGGACGCAGTTTTAGGATTAGAACTTGGCGCAGACGATTACGTTAGAAAGCCATTCTCCACCAGAGAACTCATCGCAAGAGTTCGTTCCGTATTGAGAAGATCGGGAGAAGGAGAAGACGAGCAAGACCAAGAAGGAAATATCACCGTCGGCAAAATTTTCCTGAACCCAAAAGCTCATAAAGTATTCATCAATAACGAAGAAATCGATCTTACGTTGATCGAGTATAAGATTCTCTATCTATTTATGACCAACACAGGCGTCGCATTTACCAGAGACAAACTTTTAGATAAGGTTTGGGGTAAGGATATTTACGTGACGGATCGTGCCGTAGATGTTAATATTAAAAGACTCCGTGACAAACTAGGAGAAGAGAAGGAGAGGTTGGAAACCATCCGCGGGATCGGTTACAGATTCAATGAGGCGTAG